The Erigeron canadensis isolate Cc75 chromosome 1, C_canadensis_v1, whole genome shotgun sequence genome segment TTCTGCATCACAAGGACCAAATAAGCCACATCATTCCAATATATCCTGGAATGAACTTCATAATTATATCTAAAGGTGGCAATTTATACCCGCTTACTTATGaactatgttatcaatttcggtggtataccggtGGTATACCAGATTTCGGATGGTTGACACAATTTCGGTTTCATATACCGGTTTCGTTTTCGTTTCTGGGAAAACCGGTGGTattgaccgaaatttgacctTTTCTATTTCGGTATTTTCGGTGGTTTTACCGTTTTGTTTTTGGGCCTAATTTAATAACATTCaggttctttttttcttttttatggcCCATTATCAATTAAACACGTGAGTAAAGTCTGTATTTCAGTAATTTGAATTCTGTTTTCAGCAATCTGAatatgttttctgtttttcagcAATCTGTTTTGTGTTTACAGCAATCTGTTTTCTGTTTCAGTGCTTCAGCACTTCCAggtttcatctttttcttattatttatgtatatacatctatatatatataattatatataatataatattaataatattaattaccGGAATACCACCGAAATACCATCCGAAATACCGAAATTTCGTATACCGGTCCTTCAACGAAACACCGAAATACCAGTTCTTAACTACTTAGCTTATGAATGGGTCGATTCAAGTTATGTTAATCCATGACAGTTCAAACTtgtaacataaataaaatagtgCTTAGCTGATGGAAAAAATGTAGTGTAAAATGGTGCTTCGTCTTTTAAGGCACTAATGCTACTATATATCTATGAAAAAAGTGGGACTAACTCTaaaataatctaatatttgACAAGCTAGCCGATCACAAGGAAAATACAAAAAAGAGAAATTCAGGTCAGCTAAAAATCCCGTAAAGGAAAATACAGGCTCTGATCCCTTACCCGACCCCCCGTATTTTGCCAACTTTAATGAATCGTAAGAAACTGTGAAAAATTATAACCAATAGACCACATTCCAGAACATTTAACTAGTAAATCAACTACTTAAATGAACCAACAATTCTCACGTACCCGCAAATGGCATGGCCAACCTCGTGATATGCTACAAGGCTTTTACTTTTCCCATCCGTCATAACAGTTCCCTCCATTCCAGCCACAATTCTGTCAATGGAATCATCAATTTCTTTGGAAGATATTGCTGTTTTTGCACGGCGACCAGCCAATATGGCTGCTTCGTTTAAAAGATTAGCAAGATCAGCACCACTAAATCCAGGTGTTCTCATGGCAATCACCTCGAGAGACACATCCTTGTCAAATTTCTTATTGCCAGCATGCACCTTTAAGATATCGGTTCTCCCACGAACATCTGGGACATCCACAGATACCTGACACGAGATTTTCCACGTTTAGCAACTGCCACATTTGATAATAATAGTGTAGAACGGAGCAGATTGCAACAAATAGCAATACAATTTCACTTCAGGTCTTAATATGGCCACGGACATAAAAGAATCATTTTGAAACCAACATCTGAAAATGGGTATAAAAACAATTGAGTCTGGCATGTTACTAACTGACTTACCAAAAGTAACCTTCTCCGCAAAGTAGAATAGCTTCTTTGGCAGGTTTTTGGATATGCATTTTTGAGGTagtaatgtaatattatttaaaatttgataattatCAATCAGAACCTGCTAAATAGTGTATGGATGTGCTTCTGTGAATATGATGTTGTAATGATCAACTTTGATGATGTAGAGTGTTTGTCAATTTCTAGGAACTAACAGATAATCAAGGGTCATACAAGAGCATGAAAGTAAGTTTCAACCACTTTGATTGTTCGTTTGTTGTAGCTATGATCGAACTGATATGTGACCACTACATAGTTAAGATAGTCGCTAAGATGCATGCATAAGGAGGTTACCTGTATACTAGAAGGTTATACTTAATGgccacaataataatataaccacTTTCCATAACTGTCATCGAAACACCCCCTTAACAAGGGTTTCAAAGTCCAATGACCTGTTTAGATATATTACGAAGGTATATTGCTACTTATAACAATTTGCCAAATTAAAGTATCCAGAGATTCCTTATGAATGAGCTGACTTACGTTGTGTTTAATCTTAAACGTGTAGAAGgaccaaattaaaaaaagtaagcTAATAGGGAATGGGATCAAATGTGTAGAATGGGTTAAAAGCTGCCCAAGATGTATTGTTTCATGCATACAACTTTGTAAATGTTCTATTCAAAGATTTATATTAGTGTTGTAAAAATGTTTTCTTGAAACATATTTGACATACGATTTAACTATATaatctttaaattttcaataaaaattgTGTCGTATATTTTGGACAAGTATTTGTTAGACATGAATATTTATAAACATGGAACCAAACCGATGCGCACAGAAAAAAAAGTAGCCAGTTTGATCTACTATCCAACCTACCCAGCCCGTTCATTGTGCCACATATTACAACTTTGAAAAATGTGAAGTACCTGTCTATCAAATCGTCCTGGTCTCAATAAAGCAGAATCAAGAATATCTGCACGGTTGGTAGCTGCAACAACAATAATACCTGTGTTTCCTTCAAACCCATCCATTTCAGTCAAAAGTTGGTTAAGGGTTTGTTCCCTTTCATCATTCCCTCCGCCAATACCCGTTCCTCTTGACCTCCCAACTGCATCAATTTCATCAACAAATACAATACATGGTGCATTCTCTTTCGCTTTTTTAAAAAGATCCCTAACTCTAGACGCACCAACACCAACAAACATCTCAACAAACTCAGAACCCGAAATTGAGAAAAAGGGAACACCTGCTTCACCAGCAATAGCCTTAGCTAATAGTGTTTTACCGGTTCCCGGGGGACCCACAAGAAGGACACCTTTTGGAATCCGAGCACCAACAGCAGTGAAACGCTCCGGTTTCTTTAAGAACTCCACGACTTCCATGAAATCCTGCTTTGCTTCATCTACACCTGCCacatcatcaaatgtgacaccAGTGTTGGGTTCCATTTGGAACTTTGCTTTTGATTGACCAAAAGCAAGAGGATTCCCAGGTCCACCAGGACCCCCCATTCCACCACCGGAACGTCTAGACAAAAGAAACAAACCCCCAATCAATATCAAAGGGAATGCAAGGTTTCCAATTAAATTGAACAAAAAGGAACCAGAATCCTCTTGAGCATTATGTGCTGCAAAGTCAATATTTTTCTCCCTAAACTTTTGAAGAAGTTCTTGACTGAGACCAGGGAGTTGGACTCGCACTCTCTGGACTCGGTTTCCCAGTTCAGGAGAAACTGCTTCGACAATTGCTATAGTTCCGTTCTCGAACAAATCAACTTTATTAACTCTGTCTTTATCCAAATACTCCAAAAATCTAGAGTAAGACATTCTTGAGTTAGAAACTCCTTGTTCATCATCAGCATAAGCTTTCCCAGTATTTAATAAAGCCGGTGCTGCAAGTCCTGCATTCCCGAGCAATAACTTTAGGAACCCTCTTCTTCCTTCATGCTGATTCTGGTTGAGAGATGCTCTTACAATTGTTTTTGGAACCTTGTGAAGAGATGGAAGACTAGGGGAAAGGTGAAATTGTTTGCCATGAAATTCCTTGTTTATGGTTCTTTTAGTGGATAGACCGTTTCCAACGATACATGCGGAGGATGCGGCCATTGTAGAAAACTGTGCAAAAAATCATTGTACCACAAAACATATATTAGTGAAATTAATGACGACACATGTAATATTGTTCTACATTTAATAACATTATTTGGTACCAAATCACAAAACCCAAACATGTCAATACACTATGATAACTACAGAAAATTGATTTCCAGTACATACACTTGGTAATCGTCTTACGTGCAGGCCTCCAAGTAGAATGACCCGTATTTCAATCAACCATTGAATTGaagatattaataaaaataataaaacttatCAAAAACAAGTATCACTTTAGTACATGTATTATCACCCTCGTGTAAAAGATGAAAGGTTTACTACACTTTAAGCATCCAGTAAACATGACTGCCCGATGGAATGATTGAAGAAAGTATCACTATCATAAGAAAAGCACGGTGGGAGACATGGTAATATCATTCCAATGTATACACCATCAACCTTAAACAAGGTGAAAGACAAAGAAACACGAGTCTGgcataaagaaagaaaaatttttAACTCACTGCACGTGACTTTTGATTCAAACCCTCGGTTTTCAAATATCgaaaaaaaagatttgagtAAGATATAAACAGCACTACTAGTAGATTTAAGGTCAAATGCGGCAAGGAATATAATAGGGATGTCCAAACTTCATAATAATGGTAATTAGCAACAGAGTGAGTTGTTTAATATCATATAATTTCAAATACAATAATGTATGTCACAAGTAATTAATACCTCCGTCCCCAAAATGTGAGATTTGAATGAAGTCAGTTAACTTGGAACATGCATTTCATTTAAATATTTTGGGAATAGTAATATTTGAGAAGTGAAATGGTAGAGTTTCCTGCTGCCAAATCACTTGTCAAAAATGGGATGATTGATTTTGAACTAAATTCTAATAAGgctttcatctttttcttttcattttctatcatttccttctataaaaaataaaaataaaaaaactcaagaataaaaaatattacaagaTCCTTCATTTTGCTTTCATTTCtttccaaaaaataaattaaactaagaaaaaaaaaactaaaactaaaagaaagaaaagatagaATGAACAACAGAATAGAATAACAAATTTGTTACCTTGGTTGGATGGATGGATAGATGAGGGTTTGGAGGAAGTTGAATTgtgaaagaataaaaagaagaaagacgagtgagatatatatatgaatgaatgaatgaaaatgaaGCAAGGAATGGATgtggtttcaaaatattttacgtgttttatttatatttattcgttttttaatgttaaaaatctcaAATCAACTTTCGTCGACCCCCTCCTCCCTGTTCCCTTCAACGcctcttgtttttctttattcattttcttttccttcaaaTTAAGTTAGGGGAATTGATGTGtactaaatatttaataaattaaataaacaagaactataatacaaatatacaattatGGATGTATGAGATACATATCAATTTTAAACCTTTGGGATTCTTgcatttaaatcttttttaaactGGAATCAATCATCGTGATCAAAAGCATACGATAGGAAACCATAAATTCACATTTGGATCCCAATCCATTCCACCTCATATAAATTATCATCATTAACACTCCAATACATACAACCCAAGAGAAATTGATCATAAAGATGGACTATTAACACATTAAACAAAACTTcctttacatatacatacaaaaacatatatctatagCATCAATCAATGGCATAAATCCATAAAGCATTCATAATTAACATAAATTAACACATTAAATAACATTTTAATTACATTTAACACATACATACACCCACAAATTTACTGTTGCtcgaaaaaaaagaaaattaacccAATAACCTAAGTAAAATCATAAATTCTtagtaaattaatttaaaccttAATCAATTCTAAATCCTTAGCATTGATGTCATTCTTACAactatatataagatatataagaTGTATATGTTGAGTTTTGCTATGTGAGAGCAGAAACACTAGCAGCTGGATTAAGTGGTTGGACCCTTGTTTTCGGAGTGATTATGTATTTGATCCTCATAATTAGTAAGGCTGATAGAACCTCGAATCAATATCTATACTTTGGTAGGGATACGACTACCTACATTTTAATCTCCCTACATATAAAGTATGCATGTTAAATGTAAAcgtatttgtatttattaactGTAATATGCTAAACAATCAAAATAGGTATGCTTCCGCCCATCTTTTGTGATTAAACAATCAAAACTTTtactatatacatattattatacaTTCACATACACTATGGGCAATGGACTACACCCAAACCCAAAAAACTTATATTGAGACAATTAAGCctataattttgtaaataatgaAGCGTCTAATATTGTATTCAACTTTGATCCATAGTCAATtgtatttctttatctttaaacTAGACGAATACCCGCCCAATTATATTAACATTAGTTTAGTAAATGTCTTAATTAAATATCACTCAATAACTTTATTAactaaatctttttaataatgGTACTCCTTATTCTTtgatgttataacttataagaaattcatatatatatttatactagcttattaacccgggtttaacccgggcatattgataaaagttttataaaaacgtATCTTCGTCATTGAAGTTGCAGCAGTCCAACGATACTCATAACCTCGAAATAATATACcttataattaacttattaacccgcataatatgtatatattctattatggcaaaattattgaaatgattaccatgtatatattattagagtttttaaaagaaaatttaagtattttttgtaaagaaaaacatccttaaataacaaaaataaaaatgcaataaattttaaaaggaaagtttttatgacatcataaataaataaagttaaaaacaacaaaactttaacaataaatttgaaaatgacaaataagctatttatataaattagtgatgtcataacaatcttcttttatttagtatagagataatatatattatattttcatgcatacaaagtttaatatattgtatatttgtatttctaATAGCGTATAATTGAATATTTGACAAACTTTCCATTTAAAATTAGTTGATaaatttgatatgatattttttgataaatttactatatgcttatttatttgttgataACTTATATCATTTACTTCACTAATTACCTTTTGGTAAAGAATTTTAATTGTATGACTTAtcacttatatatttatttatttaacttttttaatgtttaattataataaaaaaaattaaaaatattatattgttaCGAGAGATTCAATTACATTTTATTTCCATTAATAACGTTTTATTTCAACGAcactacaaatatttttttaaaaacttgatATTAAAtgctttttttatttgattgcttaaatacatgaatttacacatttggtatcagagtaTGGATATAGTTACAACTTCGTGttaataataatacgagtatctctttaatatttcatgtatataatttagttttatagTTGAAAACATGATTTGTTAACAATTTCACTTGACAATGAATATGGTATTATAATTGTTATTcaaaagtatgtaaatatctaTTTAGATATTAATAGTTttcaaatattaaaagttttctaatggaaaaaatatataaatctcacGTATTACGCGGGTTATAAGATAGTATAATTACATACCAACATTCCAGCAAAACTCCAAGTAGAAGTCCAAGCCCACTCCCGATGACCAAGGGAAGTTTGCCAAACATACTTATAAACACAAGTGATGTTAAATATGAAGTGaattttctttcctttcattTAACTAATGcgttaaaaaaattcaaaaaaaaaaaaccaattatGAGCCGTCTTTATTATACAATAcagttaatattaataaattaatgaacatcaatattaaaaatataatactttTTCCCGATACTCATATTTTAAGTTAAAGAATTTTTTTGTATTACTAATAATCGTCAGCGGTCAATATAGTCACACGACTCAGATGTAGTACCAGAAAAAAATCTCAAatgggcaaaattaaaaaattcatgaaAGACAAACTCAAAAGGGggcaaaatattaaaaacctataaaataaaatttcaaattcatgaaaaattttaaattacatgacaaaatttaaattttgagagGGGCATTAACCCACTTTGCCCCCTCTTAGTACCGCCCTTGGCCCACGCCATCGACCTCAGTTTTGTCTATGTTGAAATTATACAAATCTATTGTTTTGTTAAACTTAGTCATTGATAACTGATAAAGGTATTTGGTACTGAACAAAAAAGTATTCATATACACAATGTTTGAAAAAGAGAGCAAAGGGTTTGAAAAATTCAAATGTCGGCTTGGTCATTTTGTAGTTGTGACATGATGCAATGGGTGTTCAACTTCGTCCATGGGATCTGATGATGTACCCTCTCAGCGGTACGCAGGACCCGCCACACGAAGGAATAGTAACACGTTACGACACGAAGGTTGTTTGTAACGAGGGCTTCCGTAGTAAGATAAAAAGGATAAGAATTATTCCCCTATAGTTTCGGGATTTGATCTTTGCGACCAATAATTAAGGAAATTATATCCCGggcctaagacttaggaaaccctaaaaCGACCTACTTGTTCTCCAAGAACACTCTCCCTATAAAAGAAGACCTATAAGACCTATTCAAGGCACTAAACAACGCATCTCCGACCACACACTGATCGTACGAAAAGCTtcattggcgtaaagagatttgacgccatccgtgggacctcATACTCAGATCCCGCCACCACTCTGAACCCTGTTTTTTGTATCGAATCAAGGAGAATGACCGATGTCCCGCCAGGATTCGGGCAAAGCTCTCAGCAAACAACCGAAACACCGACTAATGGTGATCAGCAGACTGATCGTTGAACAGCGGAAGTGTAACAtcccaagattttaaggtaaaagaaattaacccctttttatagttttaacattaaattaatttcctagtattttatttttagatatggggttaatttagttggaactttagcggatagcgggtattcTAATACCTAGTAAATCATATGGgacgtggcatctccaaagagtgccagccctctttttcttttgagtcaCCTCCCACTTCactcattcttcttcttcttcttcttcttcacttcATGCATTCTTCTTGCTTTCACAAAATCATAGTTTAATCTTCCAAGCCCAAggtagaaataaaaataataatcatcattaaCAACTCTTATCaaacaagattaaaaagttaggaTT includes the following:
- the LOC122585939 gene encoding ATP-dependent zinc metalloprotease FTSH 8, chloroplastic; translation: MAASSACIVGNGLSTKRTINKEFHGKQFHLSPSLPSLHKVPKTIVRASLNQNQHEGRRGFLKLLLGNAGLAAPALLNTGKAYADDEQGVSNSRMSYSRFLEYLDKDRVNKVDLFENGTIAIVEAVSPELGNRVQRVRVQLPGLSQELLQKFREKNIDFAAHNAQEDSGSFLFNLIGNLAFPLILIGGLFLLSRRSGGGMGGPGGPGNPLAFGQSKAKFQMEPNTGVTFDDVAGVDEAKQDFMEVVEFLKKPERFTAVGARIPKGVLLVGPPGTGKTLLAKAIAGEAGVPFFSISGSEFVEMFVGVGASRVRDLFKKAKENAPCIVFVDEIDAVGRSRGTGIGGGNDEREQTLNQLLTEMDGFEGNTGIIVVAATNRADILDSALLRPGRFDRQVSVDVPDVRGRTDILKVHAGNKKFDKDVSLEVIAMRTPGFSGADLANLLNEAAILAGRRAKTAISSKEIDDSIDRIVAGMEGTVMTDGKSKSLVAYHEVGHAICGTLTPGHDAVQKVTLVPRGQARGLTWFIPSDDPTLISKQQLFARIVGGLGGRAAEEVIFGEPEVTTGAAGDLQQITGLAKQMVVTFGMSEIGPWSLMDGSGQSQDVIVRMMARNSMSEKLAEDIDTAIKKLSDTAYEIALTHIRNNREAMDKIVEILIEKETMSGDEFRAILSEFVEIPLENRVAPASPSPVSV